A portion of the Cryptomeria japonica chromosome 5, Sugi_1.0, whole genome shotgun sequence genome contains these proteins:
- the LOC131032736 gene encoding auxin-responsive protein SAUR72 — MARSKANPQVLLPRHIIRALCKFADAHKAVGSALSPKSLRYFSFKDEIMGRSCGALPTDVPKGHSAVYVGSERTRFIIPTEYLNHSLLRALLDKAEEEYGFDHQMGLIIPCEEVAFQHLTSMLRKNDPALKNMKLDEFIDFPSQRYRPGVIEVAKHECYVA; from the coding sequence ATGGCAAGAAGCAAGGCAAATCCCCAAGTCCTGCTTCCAAGGCATATTATCAGAGCTCTCTGTAAGTTTGCTGATGCCCATAAGGCAGTTGGGTCTGCTCTTTCTCCAAAGAGCTTGAGATATTTCAGTTTTAAAGATGAGATCATGGGCAGATCATGTGGTGCCCTCCCAACAGATGTTCCCAAGGGGCACTCTGCAGTTTATGTGGGTAGTGAACGCACTAGGTTTATCATACCCACTGAGTATCTCAATCATTCTCTGTTGCGGGCATTGCTAGACAAGGCTGAGGAAGAGTATGGCTTTGATCATCAAATGGGACTCATCATTCCCTGTGAGGAAGTTGCTTTCCAGCATCTGACTTCCATGTTGAGGAAAAATGATCCAGCACTCAAAAACATGAAGCTGGATGAATTCATTGATTTTCCTTCCCAAAGATACAGACCGGGTGTGATAGAAGTGGCAAAGCATGAATGTTATGTGGCTTAG